A section of the Streptomyces sp. NBC_01363 genome encodes:
- a CDS encoding nitroreductase family protein, protein MPAQPLDEGTLKELVADATAAPSMHNAQPWRFQYRRSTRTLTLRAEFDREMPEADPSTRGLHVGCGAALLNLRASASHRGLDAVTTLLPVPGDPALVASVRLHEGTGVPATPADAALAALYPAIRHRHTSRYPFDDRAIPDDVRALLTEAARREGVEFAFLPPDHLEGVLVLIRDGEGFDLRDPAREAEQRYWTRDTSREAPVDGVPDYAFGPTDASGRALNRDFAGTDIVPGRADALFEDRPQLALLRTARDRPADWLRAGQALERVLLTAVLHGLVASFATQPLEWPELRHLLRAPALGTGHPQMIVRLGYGPEGPCTPRRPVAEVLTIEP, encoded by the coding sequence ATGCCTGCACAGCCGCTCGACGAGGGCACGCTGAAGGAATTGGTCGCCGATGCCACCGCCGCCCCGTCCATGCACAATGCCCAGCCCTGGCGATTCCAATACCGGCGCTCCACCCGGACGCTCACGCTGCGGGCGGAGTTCGACCGTGAGATGCCCGAGGCCGACCCCTCCACTCGCGGTCTGCACGTGGGGTGCGGCGCGGCACTGCTGAATCTGCGGGCGTCGGCATCACACCGGGGCCTCGACGCGGTGACCACGCTGCTTCCGGTTCCCGGCGATCCCGCCCTCGTGGCGTCGGTCCGCCTGCACGAAGGCACCGGCGTACCCGCGACGCCCGCGGATGCGGCCCTCGCCGCTCTGTACCCCGCGATCCGGCACCGTCACACCAGCCGGTATCCGTTCGACGACCGGGCGATCCCCGACGACGTCCGCGCACTCCTCACCGAAGCGGCCCGCCGCGAGGGGGTCGAATTCGCGTTTCTGCCGCCGGACCACCTGGAGGGGGTGCTCGTGCTGATCAGGGACGGCGAGGGATTCGACCTGCGCGACCCGGCGAGGGAGGCGGAGCAGCGCTACTGGACCCGGGACACGAGCAGGGAGGCACCGGTCGACGGCGTCCCGGACTACGCCTTCGGCCCCACCGACGCGTCGGGCAGGGCACTGAACCGTGACTTCGCCGGCACGGACATCGTCCCGGGCCGGGCTGACGCCCTGTTCGAGGACCGGCCGCAGCTCGCCCTGCTCCGTACCGCGCGCGACCGTCCGGCCGACTGGCTGCGCGCCGGTCAGGCCCTGGAGCGCGTCCTGCTCACCGCCGTGCTGCACGGGCTCGTCGCCTCGTTCGCGACCCAGCCCCTCGAATGGCCGGAGCTCCGGCATCTCCTGCGCGCCCCGGCCCTCGGCACGGGACACCCGCAGATGATCGTGCGCCTCGGATACGGACCCGAGGGGCCGTGCACGCCTCGCCGCCCCGTGGCCGAGGTGCTGACCATCGAGCCCTGA
- a CDS encoding 2OG-Fe(II) oxygenase yields MTDTTHPARPAGTVRDLVDATDWTALTDELAAHGSAPTGRLLTSAQCREIAALYDETERFRSTVDMARHRFGSGQYRYFSHDLPEVVGELREAFYPHLLHIARDWSAKLGTSAPWPDELAEWLGMCHAAGQSKSAQILLRYGAGDWNALHRDVFGDMLFPLQVVIGLDVPGTDYTGGEFLMTEQRPRAQSRGSATTLLQGHGLVFTTRDRPVASRRGWSIAPMRHGVSTVRSGRRRTLGLVFHDAR; encoded by the coding sequence ATGACCGACACCACACACCCGGCCCGCCCGGCCGGAACCGTGCGCGACCTGGTCGACGCCACCGACTGGACCGCGCTCACCGACGAGCTCGCCGCCCACGGCAGCGCGCCGACCGGGCGGCTGCTCACCTCCGCCCAGTGCCGGGAGATCGCCGCTCTGTACGACGAGACCGAGCGCTTCCGCTCCACCGTCGACATGGCCCGCCACCGTTTCGGCTCCGGCCAGTACCGCTACTTCAGCCACGATCTGCCCGAAGTGGTGGGGGAGTTGCGTGAGGCGTTCTATCCGCACCTGCTGCACATCGCCCGTGACTGGTCCGCGAAGCTGGGCACGTCCGCGCCGTGGCCCGACGAACTGGCCGAGTGGCTCGGCATGTGTCATGCGGCGGGGCAGTCCAAGTCCGCCCAGATCCTGCTGCGTTACGGCGCCGGGGACTGGAACGCCCTGCACCGCGACGTGTTCGGCGACATGCTCTTCCCGCTCCAGGTCGTCATCGGCCTCGATGTGCCCGGCACCGACTACACCGGTGGTGAGTTCCTCATGACCGAACAGCGGCCCCGCGCACAGTCACGCGGATCGGCCACCACCCTTCTCCAGGGCCACGGGCTGGTCTTCACCACCCGCGACCGGCCGGTCGCCTCCAGGCGCGGATGGTCGATCGCGCCCATGCGGCACGGTGTCAGCACCGTCCGCTCCGGCCGGCGCCGCACCCTCGGCCTCGTCTTCCACGACGCCCGGTGA
- a CDS encoding LysR family transcriptional regulator, which translates to MDPHLLRTFVAVVEQRSFSAAAQALGYTQSAVSQHIAALENDLGTRLVERRPVGPTAAGERLMEHASPLLLRLDAARADVARVGRTHPTGLTLACGPAALTPAVAGELARLRTDTPGLAVDVQVLGRAAVAQAVLTGAVDLGLIDGAAAPSDPLPMPDAGPMTGLAVAEQPLAVLFPAGHPLAHRRSLRLLDLADAHWIDAPDTAVPLAQLRAAANTDGFRPHITYRGTDVYGLGLFVAAGHGLAALPLALTADLPGTTGIRLSAPRLVHRTELLHPRAPTAVAQELIAGLTG; encoded by the coding sequence ATGGACCCGCATCTGCTGCGTACCTTCGTCGCCGTCGTCGAACAACGCTCCTTCTCCGCCGCCGCCCAGGCGCTGGGCTACACCCAGTCCGCCGTGTCCCAGCACATCGCCGCCCTGGAGAACGATCTCGGCACCCGGCTGGTGGAGCGCCGCCCCGTCGGGCCGACAGCGGCGGGCGAGAGGCTCATGGAACACGCCTCACCGCTACTGCTCCGCCTCGACGCGGCCCGTGCCGATGTCGCCCGGGTCGGACGGACCCACCCCACCGGGCTGACCCTCGCCTGCGGCCCCGCGGCACTCACGCCCGCCGTCGCCGGGGAGCTGGCCCGCCTGCGCACCGACACGCCCGGACTCGCCGTGGACGTCCAGGTGCTCGGACGGGCAGCGGTGGCGCAGGCGGTGCTCACCGGAGCCGTGGACCTGGGCCTGATCGACGGTGCGGCGGCCCCCAGCGACCCGCTGCCGATGCCCGACGCGGGGCCCATGACCGGCCTGGCCGTGGCCGAGCAGCCCCTCGCCGTTCTCTTTCCCGCGGGCCACCCGCTGGCGCACCGGCGCTCCCTGCGCCTCCTCGACCTCGCCGACGCCCACTGGATCGACGCCCCCGACACCGCCGTTCCCCTCGCCCAGCTGCGCGCCGCCGCCAACACCGACGGGTTCCGCCCGCACATCACGTATCGCGGAACCGATGTGTACGGCCTCGGGCTGTTCGTCGCCGCGGGACACGGACTGGCGGCCCTGCCCCTCGCCCTCACCGCCGACCTGCCGGGCACGACCGGCATCCGGCTCTCCGCCCCGCGCCTGGTCCACCGCACCGAACTGCTCCATCCCAGGGCCCCGACGGCCGTCGCGCAGGAGCTCATCGCCGGGCTCACCGGCTGA
- a CDS encoding polyprenyl synthetase family protein, with product MTPPPATRQAAAPEVLARCRDLVRPALAQAVRRLHPWHAEMAAFSLGWGAADGSPAPGSQGKGIRQALTLLSAEAAGAPAEDAVVGAVAVELIHVFSLLHDDIMDGDETRRQRATVWKAYGTGPAILAGDALFALAVQTLADSPGSHSATAVRHLAGTLADLVRGQADDLLFESRPWSGPEAVQPHEYRWMAEHKTGALLGCAAGLGAVFASAPTPTVDALARAGRHLGVAFQAVDDLLGIWGDPEVTGKPVHSDLRRLKKTYPVLSALATDHPAARRLATLLGTGNPLDGTDARRAAELVEEAGGRSATLAEAHRQLDGARRSLESVPLAPAALGEILALLPFLIDRTG from the coding sequence ATGACACCACCGCCCGCAACCCGACAGGCCGCGGCGCCGGAGGTGCTCGCCCGCTGCCGCGACCTCGTGCGCCCGGCGCTCGCACAGGCCGTGCGGCGCCTGCATCCGTGGCACGCGGAGATGGCCGCCTTCTCCCTCGGGTGGGGCGCGGCGGACGGCAGCCCTGCCCCGGGCTCACAGGGCAAGGGGATCCGCCAGGCCCTCACGCTGCTCAGCGCCGAGGCCGCCGGGGCACCGGCAGAGGACGCGGTGGTCGGCGCGGTCGCCGTGGAACTGATCCACGTCTTCTCCCTCCTCCACGACGACATCATGGACGGCGACGAGACCCGCAGACAGCGCGCCACCGTGTGGAAGGCGTACGGAACCGGCCCGGCGATCCTCGCGGGCGACGCGCTCTTCGCGCTGGCCGTGCAGACCCTGGCCGACTCGCCCGGAAGCCACAGCGCGACGGCGGTCCGGCATCTCGCCGGGACGCTGGCCGACCTGGTCCGCGGCCAGGCCGACGACCTGCTCTTCGAGTCCCGGCCGTGGAGCGGGCCCGAAGCGGTCCAGCCGCACGAGTACCGGTGGATGGCCGAACACAAGACAGGTGCGCTGCTCGGCTGCGCGGCGGGCCTGGGCGCGGTGTTCGCGAGTGCCCCGACCCCGACCGTCGACGCGCTCGCCCGAGCGGGCCGGCATCTGGGGGTGGCGTTCCAGGCGGTGGACGATCTGCTCGGGATCTGGGGCGATCCCGAGGTCACCGGCAAGCCCGTGCACAGCGATCTGCGCCGGCTGAAGAAGACCTACCCCGTCCTCTCGGCCCTGGCCACGGACCATCCCGCCGCCCGACGGCTCGCCACACTGCTCGGCACCGGAAATCCGCTCGACGGCACCGACGCCCGGCGGGCGGCCGAGCTCGTCGAGGAGGCCGGCGGACGCTCCGCCACCCTGGCCGAGGCCCACCGGCAGCTGGACGGCGCCCGGCGCAGCCTGGAGAGCGTGCCGCTCGCTCCGGCCGCGCTCGGCGAGATCCTCGCGCTGCTCCCTTTCCTCATCGACCGCACCGGCTGA
- a CDS encoding tetratricopeptide repeat protein, producing MHSKALAPEYQGALTKMSVNSSLTDVLAEGVRHLREAELSGSQQEVARCGLAVAEAHRRLGNVAEADRAWKASYRSARSAGDLGAMAWALWSGGTLARQRGELRLAFRLLGLAADMGKRGGDIVARGYSLAGLAETGRIQGDYRTVAALHEQLLAEARARGEARHTVWALEGIAQIHRNTGSLDTALAMFEEAAELAGNADDRRGRAWALRGMADIISLRDGDTERALALLSEAELTCREMNLSSALAYNHKMRANVLFRARRYEEARAVYEEALAEFRAMTEPRGEALARLGLVKSLARLGRDRNDTAADLHELRSTLSRIGLLNARDMVDKAYAELGVAPIDGDTDEESGRR from the coding sequence ATGCACAGCAAGGCACTGGCGCCCGAGTACCAAGGCGCCCTCACCAAGATGTCGGTGAACTCCTCTCTCACAGACGTACTGGCAGAAGGAGTACGTCACTTGAGAGAGGCCGAGCTCTCCGGTTCGCAACAGGAGGTGGCCCGGTGCGGGCTCGCCGTCGCCGAGGCGCACCGCAGGCTCGGCAATGTGGCGGAAGCCGATCGGGCCTGGAAGGCCAGTTACCGGTCCGCCCGCTCGGCCGGTGACCTCGGGGCGATGGCCTGGGCGCTGTGGAGCGGGGGGACGCTGGCCCGACAGCGCGGTGAACTCAGGCTTGCCTTCAGGTTGTTGGGGCTCGCGGCCGACATGGGCAAGCGCGGCGGGGACATCGTCGCCCGCGGCTACTCCCTCGCCGGCCTCGCGGAGACCGGTCGAATACAGGGCGACTACCGGACCGTCGCGGCACTGCACGAACAGCTGCTCGCCGAAGCACGCGCGCGCGGCGAGGCGCGTCACACCGTGTGGGCGCTGGAGGGAATCGCGCAGATCCACCGCAACACCGGCTCGCTCGACACGGCCCTGGCCATGTTCGAGGAGGCGGCCGAACTTGCCGGTAACGCGGACGACCGGCGCGGCCGGGCGTGGGCCCTGCGCGGCATGGCCGACATCATCTCCCTGCGGGACGGCGACACGGAGCGCGCCCTCGCTCTGCTCTCGGAGGCCGAACTCACCTGCCGCGAGATGAATTTGTCCAGTGCGCTCGCCTACAACCACAAGATGCGCGCCAATGTCCTCTTCCGCGCCCGCCGTTACGAGGAGGCACGCGCGGTGTACGAGGAAGCGCTCGCGGAGTTCCGCGCCATGACCGAACCCCGGGGTGAGGCGCTGGCCCGGCTCGGTCTCGTCAAATCGCTCGCCCGGCTCGGCCGCGACCGCAACGACACCGCGGCGGATCTGCACGAGTTGCGCAGCACCCTCAGCCGGATCGGTCTGCTCAACGCCCGGGACATGGTGGACAAGGCGTACGCCGAACTCGGAGTGGCCCCGATCGACGGCGACACGGACGAGGAGAGCGGACGACGATGA